The Sesamum indicum cultivar Zhongzhi No. 13 linkage group LG6, S_indicum_v1.0, whole genome shotgun sequence genomic interval ACTGTAATATCCAGATATATCAAGACAGCAAGTAATGTTTCTGCATGTCCATATCATTTAGAGAAGTTTTCACCAACTTGGTGGTGGAGTGAGTAGTTCTGCAGTTCTCATGCTATAGTCTGCAGTAGATTTATATGAAGCAACTCTGCCTCTAGTTTGATAGTGTAGTAATTTCTATCAACATTCAAAAGTAAGATTAAGTGCGCATTGAGCAGCTCTAGGCGGAAAACAATATCTACAAACACAAGATGTTGTTAGTAACCTAGACAGGTGACAGAACTTGCCTTGGATGAAATGCTTCCTCAGTTAGTCGTCTCCCTAGCAATAGTGTGATCACTATCCGCTGCTCCGCCTCAATTGTCCCTGCGATCTTAGGAATTCTTTCACGGTCAAGTTGATGCCAGTTGGTTCTTCCATTGCACCAGTTCCGTTATCTCCATTAGGGAACCTTGTAGTTACTGGTGGGATAAGGAAAACCCCAATATCCTCCAATTGCATGACATGGCGTTCAGTCAAGGAGCTTTGCCAGGTCAAGGGATTCATGTCTGGTGCCATGTAGAGTGGTTTACTGTAGTCCCAAGACCGGACTAAGCAAGTCAGCAAGTCATCACATAATCCCCCAGCAATCTACAAACAGGCGTGCATAAACATGAGCAAAGTTAGCAAGGATCGATGATGCTTGACTATTTGTGGTAAAGAAATGTTCACCTCGAACTTCCAATCAAGCccatgatataatttttcaaagtaattattttttgctgaAGGAAATGGAGTCATAGACAAGTATCCAAAAACCTGCACATGGAGTTTATTGGTACAGCTCAAGAAAGCCTTCGTaaaagttttttattaatctgaTCATCAAAGTCTGCTAGAATATGCGCACGTACACAGTAGGTCATTTAACTGCAAATTGATAGATATACCCGAAATGATCGGATGTATAGCAGCTGCAGCCTATTTTTAACACAATGACAATACTGCACATGTAAAACATGTTACCTTGCCTAGTGTGTTTGCTGACAATGGAGCAATAACCACAACTTCAGCCCATCTTCGGAGCTCGATGTGCAGCACACTATCACCTAATGTCTTCCAAGTGGACCAGTCATCCTCATCAGTATAAAGAGCAACATCTCCGGGAAGTGATGACCTGTCTATGAAATGCAGCGCTGCCCTAGTGGCAACTGCCTTTACATCTGCCCATTCATGAAAATAATAGCAGAGATCGGCAAATCTTAATGCTGCCAATGTTCCACAGGCAGCAACCACAATCCTAGGTGTTCTTAGGGCATATTTAGCTCGAGATAGTTCCCTGTATGGATTTGGAGGTTGTGGATGTGCCATACCTAAACACATACAACAATCTAAATAAATCGGAAGTTATTGTTCGCtctaaatgaaaaagaaaagatactAGGAAATGTTTATAGTTGGGACTATGGTGAGACCTAGCCGAACAAGTGGTTTAACTGCTCTAGTTTAGTGCATATAAATACAAGAAATGATAAGATGAACATACTAGAAAATGTTTATAGTCGGACTATGGTGAGACCTAGCCGAACAAGTGGTTTAAGTGCTCTAGTTtagtgcatatatatacaagaaaTGATAAGACGAACATGTCACTGGACAGTACTTCAAGCgccacaataaaaaaaaaaaaaaaacagaaaactaAAAGATGTTACATGGTAGATGGCCCTTCAACTGTCCATTCAGAAAGGATGTCAGTTCATAAGGAAGatcctttattttaaaattatctgcTAATTATGGTATTAGGCTTCTAAAAATGATGTAAAGCACGATACATGCAAGCAACCTGATTTTAGAAGCCTTTCATCATTACCTTGAAACGCAAACAGATCTAATTCAATAATCAAGAAGCAGCTTGTTGGTCACTGCTATGAATATTATCAACAAAGAAATTTCTTATAGAGTGAGTGAACTGTAAAATACACTCACAGTTTCAAGTTCATGGTTTTCTGTTAGATTACATGATGCCTCTCCCAAGCAATAAGTGCAAATTTCTGAATGAGAACTTTCACAAggtaatattaaaattcaactttTATACTCCAAAGCATTTAATTACCATCGGTGGTTAAAAATGTACAACTGGAATTATCAGAAACTCCATTCTTAACCACCAGTAAGACAAACAATGCTAACGCATTCATTTAAGTCAAATATAAGTCTGAACAATCTAATACAATTAAACTAGAGAAACTTGCCAAAATTACTTGTTTAATTTCATATCAAGAGAAGGATATATAACACAAGCACCATGCATACAGATCTTTCATGTTCTCCAGCTAAAtcagaaatagaaaaacaaaagctctatttacatttaaaagtttattgaACATTATCATGAAAAGAATAAGATTTTGTGCATTGTAAGTTTCTGCAATTTATTGCTCTCAATTTCTCTGCTAAGTGTAAACAGAATTGATgtccaaaattaaaacaaaaagtaaagcACAAACCACTGGAGCAATTAGGTTCCAAAATCTATCTGTTTTCCAGATTGAAATAGGCCTActtctgtaatttttgtgaagAGCTCTTAGCTGAGTTAAGGAAATTTATGTGAGATATAATAGTGATCAACAAATTGCATAATACTCTGATTAACATCTTTAAGTTTGCCAGTTTTCATTTGATTAAACGACGCATCACCCAACCTGTGATAGAATTTCAGAATGCCTCAACTTCTGCGGATATGATTATGAAGattgataaaaattacaacCTTACAATCATAAACCTCCATTTCATGCAAATTAAGATAACAGAAGAATTTCGGCCATACAGTTAGACTAACATAATTCAATGTGATATCATCAAACCGATCACACATCTTAACATGCTATTCAATGATCcaccaaacaaattaaatacaatgGTGAAGGGAAACCACAAagtaatatatacaaaacCAACTGCATctgaaaaaacagaaaatagtAACTAAGAAAAATCCAGCATCTATGTGAATGAAAGGCAAAAACCAATCAACTGACATTAACATaggggaaaaaaattcaatcaaatagCAGCTCGAGATTGTTCGCCTAACCAccttaaaagtgaaaattttcgAATTACacttaacaacaaaaaaatttggtaGAAAACACAACCACACGAGGCTATTTCCGCGAATCATAGTGAACAAACACATTACAGACACATGAACATTGCCTTGCCTCGATGTATTTGATCCAAAAACGTTGCAGCGGCATAGTAgaataaatcaaatcatatcCATGAACTGGACCAAAAAAAACTAGGAAAGTTAAAGATAACATCAATGAATCAATTTCCGACACGAACGAGATAGTGCTATTTTACTGCTAATATTAAACAAATCGCGCaaatattaccaaaaaaaaaaaaaatcgtctTTCTGGTCTCTCTTTCTTGCTTCCTTTGTGATAGACTCTGGGGCGGAAGAGAGATGAGGAACCGTTAGGACGAGGGAGAGAATCGGGCGAAGGAAAGGTTAAATCAAAAAAAGGTGAAATTGTATGAGAGATCAAGATAACGAAATTCTTCTATATACGAGTTTACCAGAATTCATTGTCATTGCCTGGCTAACTAAGAGATAAGAAAGAAAGTCAAAGGACAAAGGAGGGGGAGAGATAAAGAATAGAAATCGAGAGGTCACCTCACCGGACTGGTGTCAGATTATCATCAGAATAACACGAGAGAGTAGCAAAAGATGATGGTGTCGAACTGATTTCTGTAGGATTTGTAAAGTGGAGAGAATATCATACTATTGTCCAGCGAcaggaaaaaaagaagtaaaaagaCAACTGCGGAAATGGGATTTGAAAACAAATTCTGTTATGGCGTTGGCGGGTGATTCCGCTACTCGTCCACCTGGATTGTTTGACAAACGTCGTCGTTGCTCTCAGCTGAAGCCTCCCTTTCACAAACGTATAtggatttgtttgttttttttttttttttaaataccagtaataaattattattaattaaaataaatcgattataCTCATTACTGTcgatcattaattaaaataaattacttataattaatcGACATATCCAACATAGATCATTATAGCATTCATACactgatcaataatattaaataaactaaatctAACCAACACCTACTATTATAGACAATACATACTATGCAGTGGAAACAACATCCGACACATACAGTGGGGTTCGAACTCATAACATCTAAGGTTATGGAACCTCAACTTCGCCAACTAAGTTAAGACTTATTAGCCAAACGTATGTAGTTTTTATTAGGGGTAATCGCGTTGCGATTTTGaagtttattaaattatttttcaattacattatcatttgcaattttataaaataatttctcaaattaacactttcaaaactaaaatcaaaagtgGGATTTTCTGTTGTTTCGAATGATTTGACGATTCCaacaattattacaaaaacaagGTATTAAAACTAACAAAAACTAAGAATATATCCAATAAAAACCCTTTCATTGGTACAAAAACTAGTAGATTATTGGAATTACTTAAAGTCAAATACACTATTGTTTAAGAATATATGTAGCTAAAGtctttacataataaatataacaagttttgaaataattaaagttagaTACTTAGGCTCCATTTACTTTTCAGGATTATGCTTGATATCCCATTTAAATAtgactaattaattgtttacttttattttgtctGGCTCGTGTTTAATGGCTAATGCCACTACTActagttttttaaatagtgATTGCAAATTCACCCGTCGAGTTGGATTTGTAACCACCATCTACATGAATTTCATCCTATATTTAATCCATCATTAGTCTGTACTGACCTAATCCCGTCACTTGAAGTAAACGAGCTCATACAGGATGGGGGAAATTCTATTATGTTTGGTTTgttatcttgaaatttaaacctttttttttttgagcccaaatttaaattttgcaaaaatgaACTTTGCAATGAGATCctttgataatatataaactttcttttataatttgaatttgaaattttttaaataattaattaaatttatattttatatatattttaaagaattaattatatacgtAACGGTGTAATTcgatttttgatatttttttaattataaatcaaaattagaccaataagGTGGTgagctttattttaaatttaggatTCAATTTGGAAgataaatcatataaaaacGATCCGATCTGTTGATTTGGatgttttgtaaaaaaaaatgccacCCTTAATTTTGGTTGAGGTTGAGTTGAACTTTCGTTAGCATTGGCATCTCATGCTTTAGTTTAGCCATGTCGAAACTCATATCCAAACCTACAGAAAAATTGTTAGACTAGATCCAatctcattaaaaaatataaattaaattttgtgttCGGTTTTCACCCATTAATCCAACAGTTATCCAAAAACTTATGACCATCACAATCACCGTCTCTCTCTCGATTTCATATTTCATGCACATCAATCGCTTCTTTGCTTGTAGCTACCTAACCTAATCCCTAACTATATCACCTGTCCCGGCCTCCTCTATCGCCACCACCGTCTACAACTAGCCCCATTTTGAGCTGCCGATTTTTGTTACACGTTCACCCAAACCGCATCGCCTCCTCCACTACATCCACTATGTTAGCGGTGCTCACCTCCTTCTTCGTCTTCGTTGATGGATGCTGCCTTGTAGTTTTTATCTCCAACTTCCTCATATTGGCATCgcctaattatataattttaatttatagggaatttttttcttgctaTATAGTCTGTTTTCTGCTGATCAATGGGAGTGTTTATACTTAATTCGCATTCAGAAACCTATTCTAGTAAAATCTTAAATCAATGGTTCAATGGATGTCATGATATGTTATGCACTTACGCTTGATTTGGTGGCAGCTTGCAGCAATAGATACTGCAGAATTTCTTGTGTGGTTGTTGGGATGATTTCAATGGTTAGATGCAATTGTTGCACTTAGTGTGCGGACCTGATTCgaccaaatttaaattgattatataggaagtgtaatgtaattatacttgCCGTGTGATTAGTGTATAGTTAAGGAAAAGTGCCCAATCATAGAGTAATATCACACTTGCTCtgtaattgatttggtttgactaaatataaattttattatttctaatatatgttgattaaaatagacataataactacaattgatttataatatatgcttttgattaaaataaactaaaaaatattattttttcctccATCTTTTTCAAAgtgaattttctaccaattttttttaatgaacattgaagattaattaattttttgatttagtttttattaaataatacattattttttatttttaattgaatacatcaaataaatattttgaattaagtaTAATTCACTATGTCAGTGACTTGatatctttataaattttagttaatttttttagtaaatgaattttcatttaaacaCAATCTTAATAATGTGTATAGTCCAACAAATCTACAATCAAGATCATATATCGgtacataaaaaatcatatagacaaaatataatttgataataaacagtgatttttaatctctaaaaagtaaaaaaataattatatatattgttatttgacttatttatttattatccatcaatatcatttatcacatctattttttgcaaaattagaGATACAcccacaaaaaattattcattgcACAAACTATCCTGAACTTTGGTTGACATGGAtggttttgtaattatacaacaAAGTATGAATTTGttgtataaataaactatatttaaggggtgaaaatataattattttacaaataaaataaacttattttgtttttctaattttacaaaacaaaaaactccAAACATagatcaatataaaaatagtaataataaagtttaaaatttaaaaaaataatagctcAACCTAGATGCAGTGTATGTAGAACAACTTTCCCCACAATAGGGCAAGATAAACTCCTCAGCAGCATTCCATCCCCACACCTCAACCCTCAATCTTCCCTCCTTGTTGTCTGATTTCCGCCATCAACGAGCTTCTTGAGTTGAGTGTCAGTGGGTGTGCTTTAATTGAACGTGTAGGGTAAAAGAAGTGTTTgttttgaagaaatttatagGGTTTTGGATTAGGTTTGTCTACTTCAACTTCAACTTCTCTTTTCTTCCAGTTACAGAGGAGTTGAAATTGAAGAAAGGTAGTGCTTGCTAGCCGAAACCCTAGCCAACTCTACCGGTGGGAACAGCAGGTGGCTGCAACAATGAAAGTGGTGGCGCTGGTCAGCGGCGGTAAGGACAGTTGCTATGCGATGATGAAGTGCCAAGAATACGGCCACGAGGTTTGCATTTGTCATATCTGCGTATAAGTGTGAATGGATTAGTTCGGAagacaaattcttgggtgttaattatttattgtggTTTCAGATAGTAGCCCTGGCGAATTTGATGCCGGTTGATGAAGCACAAGATGAGCTTGATAGTTACATGTATCAAACAGTAAGTCTTTGCattcattcaacttttattattttttccttgcAGTATGTATACTTGATGGAtgaaaagagtaaaatatGGGCGAGTTGCATCTTCTTCCTGTTGGATTTGACTTAGGGTCccttattttagaaattttaatggatgaattttgtttgctAGCGTTTGCTGGATCACATCCTTTTATGCAGTTGGttacatgtgtgtgtgtgaggacTGTGGGTGgctaaaaaaattcacatcatTGGCAATCCATGATGCATTCCCTAAAATGCTAGAACACTCATAAAAAGGGTCCTCTATGGTACTGAATATTCTCTGGATAGGTGGATAGGGGGCACAGGTAGGAGACAGGGGCTGATACGCGTTGCATACATTGAACTGTAGTATTGGAAACTAagagccaaaaaaaaaaaaaaggaagaagagaaaCAAATATATAGAAGTATTATTTGCTTTTACAATAGGGTGTTTTGTGatgctttaaaattttgtagttgaagttaaaaataaaagttgtcccaattttttttttggataacaATAATACTTTAAATTCTTTATCTTCCGTGATATATTTGATGTGGGAAAAAGATATTGTTACCAAAAGGCACTCCCTTTAAAGGCAAAATGCCAAAAAAGACATGGATCTCCACCTTTATGTGTGATTCCAAGTCTGTCCCACCTGAGCAACCTACATAACCCTAATTATGAGCCATTTTCGGTTTGGGACCTGGGTCAGGGAAGATCATTCGACTTGATCTtctcaattaaaatatgagcTCAACCGTTACAAGATTAAGAGGAAagtacttaattaataaaacaacttTAGGTCTATGGTCTTGTAGTTCACAGTATTGATGTTATagtacttttgaaattttattgtatgcACACACACGTGTGTTTGCATTGGTTTAGTATCATAATCTTTTTGGCATTTactgtatttaaaaaatttgaagtctAGTCATATACCAAgaatttcaacaaataaaactagaaaacatttaataagcttgaatcattttatttgtgttcttatattatattaatttgatttcctatagataaatatattataaatatgtatgatGCTCAtgcatattattatatataaagagtCATTTCAAACTGTGCTCTATCCAATACTCTTTGAGAATTAACATATCCTGGGTTTCTATTGTATTGTTTCCTTAACCATGCATCATAGtgtctaaaaattttactcgAACTGAAGAGGGTAGAGGTTCTCTTCTATTTCTATTGCTTGAtcattgaatttttaactGAAATTCGCACTTATCTTAAAACAAATATCCTTGAACAAAGCCTGCCATTTTCTCGCTTTCTGTGCGAGTAAATTGCAAGAAGCGCAGGTTCCGCAGCTGTAGTGCCCAATTTTCATGTCTATGCTGGAATATGAAAAGGGAATGACTAATAACAGGATACAATGGAATGGTGGATAATTTCCACAATAGTCTTTATAGACTTCAATATGAAAGATGAACCTTGATTAGAGAGATGTGGTTAGAGTTTTTCAGTTGCTACACATATCTTTTCCCTTTCTTGTGTTGTTCAATTAAAGTCGTGGAAGTTACTCTCGCAATAATTGCTTAGCTATATTAACTGTGATTTCTCTGGGGATATTTGTGCAGTTCTATAACTTGCTGCCTTTGGTTTGTTTCTACAAGTTTAGAAtcaatatttcttcttctattaTGTTCTAATTAATTAGGTGTTGGATGACTTCTGCAGGTGGGCCACCAGATAGTTGTTAGCTATGCGCAATGCATGGGGATTCCGTTATTTCGGAGACGGATTCAAGGATCCACCAGGCAAGCCCTTTGAGTGGGAATCTTTTGGTATAACTGATATCCAACCTTTACGTTGGGGAAGCtaaatatactttttgtgTTTGACTAGATATCAAAGAAAACACATGTCCTTCATCCTTGATAAACTTACTCCTCTGTGATTGATAGCATATTGTTTTAAGCT includes:
- the LOC105163969 gene encoding probable phosphopantothenoylcysteine decarboxylase, yielding MAHPQPPNPYRELSRAKYALRTPRIVVAACGTLAALRFADLCYYFHEWADVKAVATRAALHFIDRSSLPGDVALYTDEDDWSTWKTLGDSVLHIELRRWAEVVVIAPLSANTLGKIAGGLCDDLLTCLVRSWDYSKPLYMAPDMNPLTWQSSLTERHVMQLEDIGVFLIPPVTTRFPNGDNGTGAMEEPTGINLTVKEFLRSQGQLRRSSG